One segment of Streptomyces sp. NA02950 DNA contains the following:
- a CDS encoding polysialyltransferase family glycosyltransferase, giving the protein MSGYTPRAARKRTQIFLASTLYGAATLAAAIDAGSVEPADRRLLLISNNAATPETTPAVDEMPGFERLRGRFDRVLSWNETISPFHPGGWSPRSDDAPLWERHLRLLWNLGDDDITLVLESIQVNPALAVAHVFQGAPIDVYADGLMSYGPTRNKLDPLIGTRIQRLLHLDLVPGLRPLLLTEFGVEPEILPTEVFTTVLAEVAEAAPRSVASASERIATGAGPALMLGQYLSALDILTPQEEEELHVRMLRGAVALGHRTVVFKPHPTAPARWSRLLEKKAAELGAELTVLDTPVLAEVLYQRMRPALVVGCFSTALLTASVFYRLPVARIGTDVLLERLTPYQNSNRMPVTIVDALLPDLEDHRAVTADTQPVDERAGRRLTGLVSAVGFAMQAKIYPGLRPAAERYLSAHLDAHTWRYFKRRRLTALALPGSVPSQLAFIPRNEAVRRVARRARALKRAALKRTATG; this is encoded by the coding sequence ATGTCCGGCTACACCCCCCGCGCCGCGCGCAAGCGCACCCAGATCTTCCTCGCCTCGACCCTCTACGGGGCGGCGACCCTCGCGGCCGCCATCGACGCGGGAAGCGTCGAACCGGCCGACCGCCGGCTGCTGCTCATCAGCAACAACGCGGCGACCCCGGAGACCACCCCGGCCGTGGACGAGATGCCCGGCTTCGAACGGCTGCGCGGCCGCTTCGACCGGGTGCTGTCCTGGAACGAGACGATCAGCCCGTTCCACCCCGGCGGCTGGTCCCCGCGCTCCGACGACGCCCCGCTGTGGGAGCGCCATCTGCGGCTGCTGTGGAACCTCGGCGACGACGACATCACGCTGGTGCTGGAGTCCATCCAGGTCAACCCGGCGTTGGCGGTGGCCCATGTCTTCCAGGGCGCGCCCATCGACGTCTACGCCGACGGTCTGATGAGCTACGGCCCGACCCGCAACAAGCTGGATCCCCTGATCGGCACCCGGATCCAGCGGCTGCTCCACCTGGACCTGGTGCCGGGGCTGCGGCCGCTGCTGCTCACCGAGTTCGGTGTGGAGCCGGAGATCCTGCCGACCGAGGTGTTCACCACGGTGCTCGCCGAGGTCGCCGAGGCCGCCCCGCGCAGTGTGGCCTCCGCCAGTGAGCGGATCGCCACCGGCGCCGGACCGGCGCTGATGCTCGGCCAGTATCTGTCCGCGCTGGACATCCTCACTCCGCAGGAGGAGGAAGAGCTGCATGTGCGGATGTTGCGCGGTGCCGTGGCGCTGGGCCACCGCACGGTCGTCTTCAAACCGCACCCCACCGCCCCGGCCCGCTGGTCGCGGCTGCTGGAGAAGAAGGCGGCGGAGCTGGGCGCGGAGCTGACCGTGCTGGACACCCCGGTCCTCGCCGAGGTGCTGTACCAGCGGATGCGCCCGGCCCTGGTGGTCGGCTGCTTCTCCACCGCGCTGCTCACCGCGAGCGTCTTCTACCGACTGCCCGTCGCGCGGATCGGCACCGATGTGCTGCTGGAGCGGCTGACGCCCTACCAGAACAGCAACCGGATGCCGGTGACCATCGTGGACGCGCTGCTGCCCGACCTGGAGGACCACCGGGCGGTGACCGCGGACACCCAGCCGGTCGACGAGCGCGCCGGACGGCGGCTGACCGGGCTGGTCTCGGCGGTGGGCTTCGCGATGCAGGCCAAGATCTACCCCGGGCTGCGCCCGGCCGCCGAGCGCTATCTGTCGGCCCATCTGGACGCCCACACCTGGCGCTACTTCAAGCGCCGGCGGCTGACCGCGCTCGCCCTCCCCGGTTCGGTCCCGTCCCAGCTCGCGTTCATCCCGCGCAACGAGGCGGTGCGCCGGGTCGCCCGCCGCGCCCGCGCCCTGAAGCGGGCCGCGCTGAAGCGGACGGCCACGGGATGA
- a CDS encoding glycosyltransferase family 2 protein translates to MVKLSVIVPFYNVQTYAPDTLRSLRANAREDFEFILVDDCATDGTPEILERAERELPGAVYVRHEKNGGLATARNTGLDAARGEYLAFLDGDDWLAPGYYAQLLAAMEDLGCDFVRTDHVQCTARARSIHRVPHGRRGVMMNPRDAILPADRSTSVDYAFAWAGMYHRRLLDEGLLHFTHGLRTAEDRPWIWRLHREAHTFAVLGLHGVFYRRGVSSSLTQIGDVRQLDFIRAFDQVIEETARDRDADILLPKAVRTYCAIISHHLGNIERFEPQVARKLRSLSAAAMKRMPQDVLKDALESMDYERAARLRRVKRRPAPEVAA, encoded by the coding sequence GTGGTTAAGCTCTCCGTCATCGTGCCGTTCTACAACGTGCAGACCTATGCCCCCGACACGCTCAGAAGCCTGCGTGCGAACGCGCGCGAGGACTTCGAATTCATTCTCGTCGACGACTGTGCCACCGACGGGACGCCGGAGATCCTGGAGCGCGCCGAGCGCGAGCTGCCGGGGGCCGTCTACGTACGGCACGAGAAGAACGGCGGGCTCGCCACCGCGCGCAACACCGGGCTCGACGCGGCCCGGGGCGAGTATCTGGCCTTCCTCGACGGCGACGACTGGCTGGCGCCCGGGTACTACGCCCAACTCCTCGCCGCCATGGAGGACTTGGGGTGCGACTTCGTCCGCACCGACCATGTCCAGTGCACCGCCCGGGCGCGCTCGATCCACCGGGTGCCGCACGGCCGGCGCGGAGTGATGATGAACCCGCGGGACGCGATCCTGCCCGCCGACCGCTCCACCTCGGTGGACTACGCGTTCGCCTGGGCGGGCATGTACCACCGGCGGCTGCTGGACGAGGGACTGCTGCACTTCACCCACGGGCTGCGCACCGCCGAGGACCGGCCCTGGATCTGGCGGCTGCACCGTGAGGCACACACGTTCGCCGTGCTCGGACTGCACGGGGTGTTCTACCGGCGCGGGGTCTCCTCCTCGCTCACCCAGATCGGCGATGTGCGACAGCTGGACTTCATTCGCGCATTCGATCAGGTCATCGAGGAAACGGCCCGGGACCGGGATGCCGACATCCTGCTGCCGAAAGCCGTGCGCACCTATTGCGCGATCATTTCCCATCACCTCGGAAACATCGAGCGATTCGAACCCCAAGTGGCCAGGAAACTCCGTTCCCTGTCGGCGGCCGCGATGAAACGCATGCCCCAGGACGTACTGAAGGACGCGCTGGAATCCATGGACTACGAGCGCGCCGCACGGCTGCGGCGAGTCAAGCGCCGCCCGGCGCCGGAGGTGGCCGCCTGA
- a CDS encoding DUF6716 putative glycosyltransferase: MLADSDTRWKWGALTAQRLVPDDSETGRRLDGFLLRGRATPTVRQLAEVGVRADALREVTGTEFVRAMDREHYDVIVLSLVGGAVQAMVHGLAHAWRGAARRPVVVTGYVGVVYEKLADGLLLRHGADVVLANSRHDAERFREVYRGVGAPADSVVECALPFLGGARYDEKARLDRAHPGGTVVFAVQPSVPDNRADRTYLLRRAVEHARRHPDREVVVKLRSKPGEHTTHIEELPYQKLIDRLGDGLPANFRLAYGNMGEVLDTADLLVTVSSTAALESLHRGIPTAVLTDLGIRETLGNHHFLGSGCLASWDQLDAGDRPEADPAWLARQGVAADGPYETWFDAARERVAELAAADSLPPLDPYYTRATAPGYLPGRLARYGFEPDGRPRPGAAPEDGARTGGLRRVVRNTMREAARGAYRHGVQRVAPVIRRMGEL, encoded by the coding sequence GTGCTGGCCGACTCCGACACCCGGTGGAAATGGGGCGCGCTCACCGCACAGCGCCTCGTCCCGGATGACTCGGAAACGGGTCGCCGCCTGGACGGCTTTCTGCTGCGCGGCCGGGCGACGCCGACCGTCCGGCAACTCGCCGAGGTGGGGGTGCGCGCCGACGCGCTGCGCGAGGTGACCGGCACCGAATTCGTCCGCGCGATGGACCGTGAACACTACGACGTGATCGTGCTCTCCCTGGTCGGCGGGGCCGTCCAGGCCATGGTGCACGGTCTGGCCCACGCCTGGCGCGGCGCCGCCCGCCGCCCCGTGGTCGTCACCGGCTATGTCGGCGTGGTCTACGAGAAGCTGGCCGACGGTCTGCTGCTGCGCCACGGCGCCGATGTGGTCCTCGCCAACTCCCGCCATGACGCGGAGCGGTTCCGCGAGGTCTACCGGGGCGTCGGCGCCCCGGCGGACAGCGTCGTGGAGTGCGCGCTGCCCTTCCTCGGCGGCGCCCGCTACGACGAGAAGGCCCGGCTCGACCGCGCCCACCCCGGCGGCACCGTGGTCTTCGCCGTCCAGCCGTCCGTCCCCGACAACCGCGCCGACCGCACCTATCTGCTGCGCCGCGCGGTGGAGCACGCCCGCCGCCACCCCGACCGCGAGGTCGTGGTCAAGCTGCGCAGCAAGCCGGGCGAGCACACCACCCATATCGAGGAGCTTCCCTACCAGAAGCTGATCGACCGGCTCGGCGACGGACTCCCCGCCAACTTCCGTCTGGCGTACGGGAACATGGGGGAGGTCCTGGACACCGCGGATCTGCTGGTCACGGTCAGCTCCACAGCCGCCCTGGAGTCCCTGCACCGGGGCATCCCCACCGCCGTCCTCACGGACCTGGGGATCCGCGAGACGCTGGGCAACCACCACTTCCTCGGCTCCGGCTGTCTGGCCTCCTGGGACCAGCTGGACGCCGGAGACCGGCCCGAGGCCGACCCCGCGTGGCTCGCCCGCCAGGGCGTCGCCGCCGACGGGCCCTACGAGACCTGGTTCGACGCCGCTCGGGAGCGGGTCGCCGAACTGGCCGCCGCGGACAGCCTGCCGCCGCTCGACCCCTACTACACCCGCGCCACCGCCCCCGGCTATCTGCCGGGACGGCTCGCCCGCTACGGCTTCGAGCCCGACGGACGGCCGCGCCCCGGCGCCGCCCCCGAGGACGGGGCCCGGACCGGGGGCCTGCGCCGGGTGGTGCGCAACACGATGCGCGAGGCGGCCCGCGGCGCCTACCGCCACGGCGTACAGCGCGTGGCTCCCGTCATCCGCCGGATGGGGGAGCTGTGA
- a CDS encoding acylneuraminate cytidylyltransferase: protein MPPSSDRRVLAVIPARGGSKGVPAKNLASVGGVPLVARAVRECRASRLVTDVVVSTDDSGIAAAARGAGAEVIQRPPAIAGDTATSEAAVIHAMDAYEALSGTAVDVVLLVQCTSPFLVREDIDGVAAAVVEKGADSALTVAPFHGFVWREGELPEADGGDGVNHDKAYRPRRQDRPQDFLETGAAYAMDAHGFREAGHRFFGRTDLVRTDAARVLEVDDPHDLARARALSPLLDADRPGSLPTRDDIDAVVLDFDGTQTDDRVLIDSEGRELVAVHRGDGLGIAALRRAELALLILSTEKNPVVAARARKLQVPVLHGIDRKDLALKQWCEEQGIAPERVLYVGNDVNDLPCFGLVGWPVAVAGAHDVVRGAARAVTSTPGGDGAIREIASWILGKELS, encoded by the coding sequence ATGCCCCCCTCCTCCGACCGGCGTGTACTCGCCGTGATCCCCGCCCGCGGCGGGTCGAAGGGCGTCCCCGCCAAGAATCTCGCCTCCGTGGGGGGCGTACCGCTGGTGGCGCGCGCCGTCCGGGAGTGCCGGGCCAGCCGCCTGGTGACGGACGTGGTCGTCTCCACCGACGACTCCGGGATCGCCGCGGCGGCCCGCGGCGCGGGCGCCGAGGTCATCCAGCGGCCCCCGGCCATCGCGGGCGACACCGCCACCAGCGAGGCCGCGGTGATCCACGCCATGGACGCCTACGAGGCGCTCAGCGGCACCGCCGTGGACGTGGTGCTGCTGGTGCAGTGCACCAGCCCGTTCCTGGTCCGCGAGGACATCGACGGGGTCGCCGCGGCGGTGGTCGAGAAGGGCGCCGACAGCGCCCTGACGGTCGCGCCCTTCCACGGCTTCGTCTGGCGCGAGGGCGAGCTGCCGGAGGCCGACGGCGGCGACGGGGTCAACCACGACAAGGCGTACCGCCCGCGCCGGCAGGACCGCCCCCAGGACTTCCTGGAGACCGGCGCCGCCTACGCGATGGACGCGCACGGCTTCCGCGAGGCCGGGCACCGCTTCTTCGGCCGCACCGACCTGGTACGCACCGACGCCGCCCGGGTGCTGGAGGTCGACGACCCGCACGACCTGGCACGCGCCCGCGCGCTGTCGCCGCTGCTGGACGCGGACCGGCCCGGCTCCCTCCCCACCCGCGACGACATCGACGCGGTGGTACTCGACTTCGACGGCACCCAGACCGACGACAGGGTGCTGATCGACTCCGAAGGACGCGAACTCGTCGCCGTGCACCGCGGCGACGGGCTCGGGATCGCCGCCCTGCGCCGGGCGGAGCTGGCGCTGCTGATCCTGTCCACGGAAAAAAACCCGGTCGTCGCCGCACGGGCCCGCAAACTCCAGGTCCCCGTGCTCCACGGCATCGACCGAAAAGATCTCGCACTGAAGCAGTGGTGCGAGGAGCAGGGCATCGCGCCGGAGCGCGTGCTCTACGTCGGCAACGACGTCAACGACCTCCCGTGCTTCGGCCTCGTCGGCTGGCCCGTGGCGGTCGCAGGTGCGCACGACGTCGTGCGCGGCGCCGCACGTGCGGTCACCTCCACCCCCGGTGGTGACGGCGCGATCCGCGAGATCGCCTCGTGGATTCTCGGAAAGGAACTGTCTTAA
- a CDS encoding N-acetylneuraminate synthase family protein: protein MSSISRLRTLGDKTAGPGQPVYVTGEIGINHNGDLENACRLIDAAADAGCDAVKFQKRTPEICTPRDQWDIERDTPWGRMTYIDYRHRVEFGEDEYRAIDEHCKKRGISWFASPWDTEAVAFLEKFDVPAHKVASASLTDDELLRALRATGRTIILSTGMSTPKQIRHAVEVLGSDNILLCHATSTYPAKAEELNLRVINTLQAEYPNVPIGYSGHETGLQTTLAAVALGATFIERHITLDRAMWGSDQAASVEPQGLQRLVRDIRVVEESLGDGVKKVYESELGPMKKLRRVAGVVAEGEAAEREPVAV from the coding sequence GTGAGCTCCATCTCTCGCCTCCGCACCCTCGGTGACAAGACCGCCGGGCCCGGCCAGCCGGTTTACGTCACCGGTGAGATCGGCATCAACCACAACGGCGACCTGGAGAACGCGTGCCGGCTGATCGACGCCGCCGCCGACGCGGGCTGTGACGCGGTCAAGTTCCAGAAGCGAACCCCGGAGATCTGCACCCCGCGCGACCAGTGGGACATCGAGCGCGACACCCCCTGGGGCCGGATGACCTACATCGACTACCGCCACCGCGTGGAGTTCGGTGAGGACGAGTACCGCGCCATCGACGAGCACTGCAAGAAGCGCGGCATCTCCTGGTTCGCCTCCCCGTGGGACACCGAGGCCGTCGCCTTCCTGGAGAAGTTCGACGTCCCGGCGCACAAGGTGGCCTCCGCCTCGCTGACCGACGACGAGCTGCTGCGCGCCCTGCGGGCGACCGGCCGCACGATCATCCTGTCCACGGGTATGTCCACCCCCAAGCAGATCCGCCACGCGGTCGAGGTGCTGGGCAGCGACAACATCCTGCTCTGCCACGCCACTTCCACCTACCCGGCCAAGGCCGAAGAGCTCAACCTGCGCGTGATCAACACGCTCCAGGCCGAGTACCCCAACGTGCCGATCGGCTACTCCGGCCACGAGACCGGTCTCCAGACCACCCTGGCCGCCGTCGCGCTCGGCGCGACCTTCATCGAGCGTCACATCACCCTGGACCGCGCCATGTGGGGCTCGGACCAGGCCGCCTCGGTGGAGCCGCAGGGCCTCCAGCGCCTGGTCCGCGACATCCGCGTGGTCGAGGAGTCGCTCGGCGACGGCGTCAAGAAGGTCTACGAGAGCGAGCTCGGCCCGATGAAGAAGCTGCGCCGGGTCGCGGGCGTCGTCGCCGAGGGCGAGGCCGCCGAGCGCGAGCCGGTCGCGGTCTGA
- a CDS encoding amidohydrolase — MSLDETDATPTADAALPGALPDALRAELISFRRDLHMHPELGNCEFRTTAAIKARLEQAGLVPRVLPSGTGLICDIGPRDGVAPLLALRADIDGLPIPDTKTVPYRSTFADRAHACGHDVHTTVVLGAGLVLAELAREGRLHRPVRLLFQPAEEVLPGGAADAIDAGVLDGVGRILALHCDPKVEVGRIGLRTGPITSACDRLEISLDGPGGHTARPHLTTDLVTAAAKVVTEVPALLARRVDARSGLALTWGRVESGHACNVIPQHAELSGTIRCLDLPAWREAPDLVHAAVDEIATLHRAKSEINYIRGVPPVVNEASSTELLRDAMVARRGATAVESTEQSLGGEDYSWYLERVPGAMARLGVRRVGDSTRRDLHCGDFDVDEGAIQVGVELFTAAALLDRNLL, encoded by the coding sequence ATGTCCCTCGATGAGACCGATGCCACACCCACCGCCGACGCGGCACTGCCCGGTGCGCTCCCCGATGCGCTGCGCGCCGAACTGATCTCCTTCCGGCGGGATTTGCATATGCACCCGGAGCTCGGCAACTGTGAGTTCCGCACCACCGCCGCGATCAAGGCGCGGCTGGAGCAGGCGGGCCTCGTACCGCGGGTGCTCCCCTCCGGCACCGGTCTCATCTGTGACATCGGCCCCCGCGATGGGGTCGCGCCGCTGCTGGCGCTGCGCGCCGACATCGACGGGCTGCCCATCCCGGACACCAAGACCGTCCCCTACCGCTCGACCTTCGCCGACCGCGCCCACGCCTGCGGCCACGATGTGCACACCACCGTCGTCCTCGGCGCCGGTCTGGTCCTGGCCGAGCTGGCCCGCGAGGGGCGGCTGCACCGCCCGGTGCGGCTGCTGTTCCAGCCCGCCGAGGAGGTGCTGCCCGGCGGCGCCGCCGACGCGATCGACGCGGGCGTCCTGGACGGCGTCGGCCGGATCCTGGCCCTGCACTGCGACCCCAAGGTGGAGGTCGGCCGGATCGGGCTGCGCACCGGGCCGATCACCTCGGCCTGCGACCGGCTGGAGATCTCCCTCGACGGACCGGGCGGCCACACCGCGCGTCCGCATCTGACCACCGACCTGGTGACCGCCGCCGCCAAGGTGGTCACCGAGGTGCCCGCGCTGCTGGCCCGCCGAGTCGACGCCCGCTCCGGTCTCGCCCTGACCTGGGGGCGGGTGGAGTCCGGTCACGCCTGCAACGTCATCCCGCAGCACGCCGAGCTGTCCGGCACCATCCGCTGTCTGGATCTGCCCGCCTGGCGCGAGGCCCCGGACCTGGTGCACGCCGCGGTCGACGAGATCGCCACCCTGCACCGGGCCAAGTCGGAGATCAACTACATCCGCGGCGTCCCGCCGGTGGTCAACGAGGCGAGCTCCACCGAGCTGCTGCGCGACGCCATGGTCGCCCGCCGCGGCGCCACCGCGGTCGAGAGCACCGAACAGAGCCTCGGCGGCGAGGACTACTCCTGGTACCTGGAGCGGGTGCCGGGCGCGATGGCCCGGCTGGGCGTCCGCCGCGTCGGCGACAGCACCCGGCGCGATCTGCACTGCGGCGACTTCGACGTGGACGAGGGCGCCATCCAGGTCGGCGTGGAGCTGTTCACCGCGGCCGCGCTGCTCGACCGAAACCTTCTGTAG